A window of Catharus ustulatus isolate bCatUst1 chromosome 25, bCatUst1.pri.v2, whole genome shotgun sequence contains these coding sequences:
- the EIF2D gene encoding eukaryotic translation initiation factor 2D, with the protein MFARAFRVRANTSIKGSDRRKLRSEVAAAFPTLSTEQLAELIPNKEELNVIKIHSHKGEAITVYMNHRNPILFEVEKVLYPTVYTLWVYPDLLPAFATWPPVLQKLAGGADLMLPGVVVPPSGLPRVQRGTLCAVTLLGNRAPVAVGVATMSTEEMLAAGMKGKGFAVLHTHLDHLWEYGDKSSPPTLAPLVTDCAAEESAGGEEELQGKEPGSSCCPEPQQHVDIRDLSLKDRDTCAELGKEELPENRAAEPAEDGSKEEQQEAEDSRTPQEQMDALFNQCFFHALKCKVKKSDLPLLTSTFLGSHMVSCCPAGKQLDIKKSSYKKFSKFLQSMQQQRILQVKELSRGVESIVDVDWKHPDIKAFAVPEGFSSASAAQDSKSEDREQVYHAPEIIPLYGVSTKMMPLFQESGHKKGSILSSSEVRNVIINYVKSNELVDETNKNFVKVNAILCDCLLDKSEQDEISHLKWDELLSRCLERLQPLHQVTFSGQEPVVRKGNIEPIDISIAQRSSNKKVTIIKNLELYGLDPQCVANTLQQKVQASATISPAPGAKDRVQVQIQGNQIHHLAKMLLEEYQLPRKYIQGLEKAPKLGRKK; encoded by the exons ATGTTCGCCAGGGCGTTCCGCGTGAGGGCCAACACCAGCATCAAGGGCTCGGACCG GAGGAAGCTACGAAGTGAGGTGGCAGCAGCTTttcccaccctgagcactgaACAACTGGCTGAGTTGATTCCAAACAAGGAGGAGCTCAATGTCATCAAAATCCACTCTCACAAAGGGGAGGCCATCACTGTTTACATGAACCACAGGAACCCAATTCTGTTTGAAGTTGAGAAAGTTCTGTATCCAACAG TGTACACTCTGTGGGTCTACCCAGACCTTCTCCCTGCCTTTGCAACATGGCCCCCAGTGCTACAGAAACTTGCAGGAGGAGCAG ACCTGATGCTGCCAGGGGTTGTGGTGCCACCTTCCGGCCTCCCTCGAGTGCAACGGGGCACGCTCTGTGCTGTCACCCTGCTGGGAAACAG agctcctgtggcAGTTGGAGTTGCCACCATGTCCACAGAGGAGATGCTGGCTGCTGGAATGAAGGGGAAgggctttgctgtgctgcacactCACCTGGATCACCTCTG GGAATATGGTGACAAATCTTCTCCTCCTACCTTAGCTCCCTTGGTAACGGAttgtgctgcagaggagagtGCTGGAGgcgaggaggagctgcaggggaaggagcctggcagcagctgctgccctgagccacagcagcatgTGGACATCAGGGATCTGAGCCTGAAGGACAGAGACActtgtgcagagctggggaaggaggagctccctgagaacagagctgcagagccagctgagGATGGCagcaaggaggagcagcaggaggctgaggaCAGCAGGACCCCACAAG agcaaaTGGATGCATTGTTCAATCAGTGCTTTTTCCATGCCTTAAAATGCAAAGTGAAGAAGTCAGATCTCCCTCTGCTCACCAGCACATTTCTAGGCAGCCACATGGTCTCCTGCTG CCCTGCTGGAAAACAACTGGACATAAAGAAATCAAGCTATAAGAAG TTCTCTAAATTCCTGCAgtccatgcagcagcagaggatcTTACAGGTgaaggagctgagcagaggcGTGGAGAGCATCGTGGACGTGGACTGGAAACACCCAGA CATTAAAGCAtttgcagtgcctgaaggattttcctcagcctctgctgcccaAGACAGCAAAAGTGAAGACAGAGAACAAGTGTACCATGCTCCTGAAATCATTCCACTCTATGGGGTCTCCACTAAAATGATGCCACTCTTTCAGGAATCTGGACACAA aaaagGCAGCATCCTCTCAAGCAGTGAGGTGAGAAATGTCATCATTAATTATGTGAAGAGTAACGAGTTGGTTGATGAGACAAACAAAAA CTTTGTGAAGGTGAATGCCATTCTGTGTGACTGCCTGTTGGataaatcagagcaggatgagATCTCACACCTCAAATGGGATGAACTCTTGAGCAG GTGCCTTGAACGGCTGCAGCCCTTACACCAGGTGACGTTTTCTGGTCAGGAACCTGTGGTGAGGAAAGGAAACATCGAGCCCATCGACATCAGCATAGCACAGAGATCATCCAACAAGAAG GTGACAATTATCAAGAACCTGGAGCTGTATGGCCTGGACCCACAGTGTGTGGCCAACACTCTCCAGCAGAAGGTCCAGGCCAGTGCCACCATCAGCCCAGCACCAGGAGCAAAGGACAGAGTCCAGGTCCAGATCCAAGGCAACCAAATCCATCACCTGGCCAAGATGCTGCTCG AAGAGTATCAGCTACCTCGGAAATACATCCAgggcctggagaaggctcccaAGCTCGGCCGCAAGAAGTAG